The sequence CTTCTCCCGCCAAGGTGGAGCTCGTGGACAGCCCAGCAGCCCAGCAGGCCCAGGAGGTCAAGGCCGATGGGACAACTCACTGACACCCTGCGGGCCACGTTGCGGGACCTGGCCCAATCCGACGCCAGGCTCTACCGCGGGTTGCACGAGGAGCTGGGCGACACCAAACCAGCCAGCAACTCGCCCGCAGCGCTGCTGGACGGGGACGCCCCTGCCAGTCGAGAAGAACTGGAGGGCCTGTCGATCGCTGCACTCTGGACACTCTGCAAGGCGCGCGGCATCAAGGGCCTCAGCAAGGGCCCGGTGCCGAAACAGGTGGATGCCCTGCTCAGCCACCCGGATGGGCCGCCCCTGCGGAGCGCCCTACCCGTCAAGGCCACCAAGGGCAGCAAGGGTGGGGCATCTGGCGGCAAGGCCATGGCCAAGGCTGGCGCCGCCGAGCTGCAGGTCCTGGAGCAACGTCTCGATCGGGTGGAGCAGCTGGTGGTGCTGATCGCCCAGCAGGTGGGGGTCCCCCCTGCAGCGATCGCCCAAGTGACGACACCTGCAGCCCTTCCGCCAACCTGAATTACTTCTGTGCTGGCGCCAGCCCATGGCGGTGAACCGGGAGACGCTGGAGAAGCTGGGTCGCTTCCTGCTGCGCGGCCTGCGCATCGGCGCCAGCACGGTGTCGATTGTGGAGCTGCTGCGCAACGACTGGACCGGCGGCATCAGCGCCGGTGTGGCCTGGTTGGTGTTTCTGCAGGTGGAGCGACGGCTGCCGCCCCTCAGCTCGGAGCCCGAGGACTGATCCGCAGCTCGGAGTAGCCGGTGGCCGGGTCGAGCTCCCGGCTGAACTGCCAGTCCGGCAGCAGGCCCAGCAGCAGCTCGGCGGTGGTGCGCACCAGCGAGCCGGCGCAGAGGTGCCCACCGATCACGGCGCCGTTGCTGTCGGCAACAGCGATGTGCAGATGGGCGCCATCGGGCGAGAGGGTGCCGGAGAGGCTGAGGATCTCCAGCTCGCCCTGGATCACGGTGGCTTCAGAGGCTCCCGCGAAGCGCACCCGGGCGACTGACAGGCTGCCCACGGCGCTGATCACGCAGCAGGCCTGTGCGTCTTGTTCGGCCATCCAGGTCTGCAGCGCCCGGCGCAGGTCAGCGCCCGGCTGCAGGCGCAACGGCACCACCTTCATGGGGTTGGCCCCTCCACAAGCTCCTGGACCATCACCAAGGCATCGACGTAACCCAACTGCTTGTGGCGGAACGCCCCCGGCAGGGTTCCCACCAGCTGAAAGCCGTTGCGCTGCCAGCAACCGATGCCGGCGCTGTTGGTGCTCACCACCAGGTTGTACTGCATCGCCCGGAACCCCAGCCGCCGCGCCGTCTGCAGGGAGTGCTTACAGAGGCGGCTGCCCACACCCTGGCGCCGGCAGTGCTCGGCCACCACATAGCCCGCGTTGGCCACATGGGCACCGAGAGCCAGGGAGTTGGGCCTGAGGTAGTACGTGCCCACAAGGGCACCGGTCGCATCCACGGCCACCATCACCGCCTGGCTCTGCTCCACCCACGCCACCTGAGCCTCGGTCTCGCTGATGTCTGGGTCGTTGGGGAAGGTTTCACCGGCGCCGAACACCGGCTCCAGCAGCGCCCACACCCCCGGCCAGTCGGCCGCCTCATAGGGGCGGATCTGCAGGGGCGATCGGGAGGAGGTCAGAGCAGCGCAGGTGTGACCATGTGATTGTCTCGCCAACAGGAAGGCGCCCCGTGGGGGGCGCCTTAGCACCGGTCGCGGATCTGAGCCTTGGCATCTGGGACTCGATCGGGTCGGGTGTCTGTGGTTCACGCGTTGTCTGTCTGGGGCCTGACAGGAAAGGACTGGAGATCACGTCTGGGAGAAGAGATGCTCGGGGCTTGACCTTCTCGGTTGTGATCCCGGCTCGGGTTATGCAGCCCGAGATTTAAGAACGCGGGAAACAGAACTGGCGTATCGCTCTCTGCGGTTACGGGATGACGCTCGCGCCGCGTCACCGAGTTCACCTTGTGTGTGTCGCATCGTTGGCGCACCTCCGCTGAGCGCACCGGCTCGGGTGTTCCCTGGCCGGACTCTGTTGGAGGGCGAGGGTCGGGTTGGCTCCCGGGCCTCCCCTCAAGTTCAAGGTACGTCGTTTTTCAGGTGGTAGTGGCCCTTTGGAGTGCCTGTTCCCGTACCGCCAGAAACCCTGTCAGCGCAACGCTTCACAGGCTTGTCCATCGTCGTTGCCATCGAGATAGGTGTGCCCCTGGCGCAGCAGCTCCTGAGCACGGGCATAGGAGCCGATCTCCTTGCAGCTGTAGCGGCGGCCGCCAGGGGTTGTGCCATCGGGGATCACCGTTGTGCTGCGGCATCGCCGGAAATCTCAGGTCTGGGTGATCCCACCCGGCACCTGCCAGACCCCGTAGCGCAGCCGGCTGGCGCGAAACTCGGCGCACAGAACCTCCTTAGCATCGCAGCCGCTCAGATACTGCCGCTAGCGCT is a genomic window of Cyanobium sp. NS01 containing:
- a CDS encoding PPC domain-containing DNA-binding protein — protein: MKVVPLRLQPGADLRRALQTWMAEQDAQACCVISAVGSLSVARVRFAGASEATVIQGELEILSLSGTLSPDGAHLHIAVADSNGAVIGGHLCAGSLVRTTAELLLGLLPDWQFSRELDPATGYSELRISPRAPS
- a CDS encoding excalibur calcium-binding domain-containing protein — its product is MIPDGTTPGGRRYSCKEIGSYARAQELLRQGHTYLDGNDDGQACEALR
- a CDS encoding GNAT family N-acetyltransferase, whose translation is MARQSHGHTCAALTSSRSPLQIRPYEAADWPGVWALLEPVFGAGETFPNDPDISETEAQVAWVEQSQAVMVAVDATGALVGTYYLRPNSLALGAHVANAGYVVAEHCRRQGVGSRLCKHSLQTARRLGFRAMQYNLVVSTNSAGIGCWQRNGFQLVGTLPGAFRHKQLGYVDALVMVQELVEGPTP